A window of Pirellula sp. SH-Sr6A contains these coding sequences:
- a CDS encoding DUF1559 domain-containing protein, giving the protein MKKSSGFTLVELLVVISIIGVLVGLLLPAVQAAREAARRMQCSNNLKQLGLAFHNRESAMRKLPAGYYDSLPGGATASAPENQNPDWGWAVMLMPYMEQGNVYQALGVDRFKLQEIIIGCSGIPGSAPISAYPAQFHDFVRATSTPLPSFICPSGAEQVSIMTTFSDPVSQMYNRNEGIGRSNYIACIGVTTNGGALQGDTGGVCGYKDERGFRNITDGTSNTILAGERAVKIATNDQVTWLGTPKSIGNGAHAKRVMGSAQYVINPVPTQTQATVFSFSSLHPGGANFVLADGSVHFISDTIEFKWHATDRSQWGVFQKLAHREDGYPTEGF; this is encoded by the coding sequence ATGAAAAAATCTTCGGGCTTTACGTTGGTTGAATTGCTGGTTGTGATTTCCATTATCGGCGTGTTGGTCGGATTGCTGCTGCCGGCGGTGCAAGCAGCACGGGAGGCGGCGCGTCGGATGCAATGCTCGAACAATCTGAAGCAGTTGGGACTCGCGTTTCACAATCGCGAATCCGCCATGCGCAAACTTCCTGCTGGCTATTACGACTCCCTTCCAGGGGGGGCGACCGCTTCCGCTCCAGAGAATCAAAACCCCGATTGGGGATGGGCAGTCATGTTGATGCCTTACATGGAACAAGGCAACGTGTACCAAGCATTGGGTGTAGATCGATTCAAACTACAAGAGATCATCATCGGTTGTTCCGGTATCCCCGGGAGCGCGCCGATCTCCGCGTATCCCGCGCAATTCCATGACTTCGTCCGAGCCACCAGCACTCCGTTGCCCAGCTTCATTTGTCCAAGCGGTGCAGAGCAAGTCAGCATTATGACAACCTTCAGCGATCCTGTGTCTCAGATGTACAACCGAAATGAGGGGATCGGCCGATCCAACTACATCGCTTGCATCGGTGTGACTACCAACGGGGGTGCCTTGCAGGGAGATACAGGTGGAGTATGTGGCTACAAGGACGAAAGAGGCTTTAGGAACATCACCGACGGAACCAGTAACACCATCCTCGCGGGAGAACGAGCGGTGAAGATTGCCACTAATGATCAAGTAACCTGGCTGGGCACTCCGAAGTCCATCGGCAACGGGGCTCATGCGAAACGTGTGATGGGATCCGCGCAGTACGTGATCAATCCCGTCCCGACGCAAACCCAAGCGACGGTCTTTTCCTTCAGCAGCTTGCATCCAGGTGGAGCGAACTTTGTTTTGGCAGATGGATCCGTTCATTTCATCAGCGATACGATCGAATTCAAGTGGCACGCGACTGATCGAAGCCAATGGGGTGTCTTCCAGAAGCTGGCTCACCGTGAAGACGGTTATCCCACTGAAGGTTTTTAA